One genomic segment of Ctenopharyngodon idella isolate HZGC_01 chromosome 7, HZGC01, whole genome shotgun sequence includes these proteins:
- the sall1a gene encoding sal-like protein 1a isoform X1, translating to MSRRKQAKPQHFQSDSQLVLTEHNGDTETNPDVSPCKDSGAHVCSRCCAEFFELSDLEKHQKNCTKNQLVLIVNENPVSPSGTFSPGSSPHNPDEQMNDTTNNTDQAELTDLLEQNILDKEEAMDTEMSGVSAPHNDGSGCMAGGSPLSGIGSSHGALGSSGSSMGNSVISASLPQLGNLTELGNFSMINSNVIIENLQSTKVAVAQFSQETRAAGGQRVAVPALMEQLLALQQQQIHQLQLIEQIRHQILLLASQSPELQAPPSSSPVTLGSGTSPLTTLSSHLSQQLAAAAGLAQSIASQSASISSLKQMANVAQLPQSNSSVGESSQSLGTPGPATVNAQPSDKRPGNTGSLHPQLGNPSLAKSSTPAFAMGSLLNPVANTLLPQPPPGNPIFSSALPSVGTTVEDLNSLAALAQQRKGKPPNVSSFEPKSSSEDTFFKHKCRFCGKVFGSDSALQIHLRSHTGERPYKCNICGNRFSTRGNLKVHFQRHKEKYPHIQMNPYPVPEHLDNIPTSTGIPYGMSMPPEKPVTSWLDSKPVLSTLTSSVGMLLPPTIPSLPPFIKKEENNSVAISSPSHSAKSDSGPADTPMKNTDSVLEEGECTTLPTSNGKAEENNQSSSLTTNMSSAVEGTIEYTTSNSPPMATNPLMPLMSEQFKAKFPFGGLLDPLQGSETSKLQQLVENIDRKVTDPNECVICHRVLSCQSALKMHYRTHTGERPFKCKVCGRAFTTKGNLKTHYSVHRAMPPLRVQHSCPICQKKFTNAVVLQQHIRMHMGGQIPNTPLPDNYPESMGSDAGSFDERNFDDLDNFSDENMEGIEDGPDSSIPDTPKSADASQDSVCSSPTPQELLGMESQKCANQGAGEEVQCDQGKSLENGLMEGDRLTNDSSSLGGDIESQSAGSPAVSESTSSMQAPSPSNGTIQQQKSPSLEDRQQRALSLEHISAGLMQSHSASPGALDLTSINSSKDPLSMLFPFRERGTLKNTACDICGKTFACQSALDIHYRSHTKERPFICTVCNRGFSTKGNLKQHMLTHQMRDLPSQLFEPNTSLASSPTPSLLSVGPLTSMMKTEVNGFLHGLQPEVKDLPSALVTSSASTSPVLSTAPPRRTPKQHYCTTCGKTFSSSSALQIHERTHTGEKPFACTICGRAFTTKGNLKVHMGTHMWNSAPARRGRRLSVDGPMAFLGTNPVKFPELFQKDLTSRAGNGDPTSFWNQYAAAFSNGLAMKTNEISVIQNGGLPPPLSGSVGNGGSSPIGGLTGSMEKLHNSEPNPALAGLEKMANTENGTHFRFTRFMEDKEIVTN from the exons ATGTCGCGGAGGAAACAAGCGAAGCCGCAGCATTTCCAGTCCGACTCGCAGCTGGTCCTAACCGAGCACAATG GGGACACAGAGACCAACCCGGACGTCTCCCCCTGTAAAGACTCGGGTGCCCATGTCTGCAGCAGATGTTGCGCAGAGTTCTTTGAACTATCGGACCTTGAAAAACACCAGAAGAATTGCACTAAGAATCAATTAGTTCTAATTGTGAATGAAAATCCAGTGTCTCCTTCCGGAACCTTCTCCCCAGGATCCTCTCCTCATAATCCTGATGAGCAGATGAATGATACAACTAATAACACAGATCAAGCAGAGTTGACCGACCTTTTGGAGCAGAACATACTTGACAAAGAGGAGGCCATGGACACAGAGATGTCAGGAGTCTCTGCACCCCATAATGATGGAAGTGGATGTATGGCAGGCGGCAGCCCACTCAGTGGTATTGGAAGCAGCCATGGAGCTCTGGGCAGCTCTGGGTCCAGTATGGGAAACTCTGTCATCTCTGCCTCACTACCTCAGCTGGGTAACTTGACTGAGTTGGGCAATTTTTCCATGATCAACAGCAACGTCATTATTGAAAACCTACAGAGCACCAAAGTGGCTGTGGCCCAGTTCTCTCAAGAGACCAGAGCAGCGGGAGGGCAAAGAGTGGCTGTCCCAGCCCTCATGGAGCAGCTCTTGGccctacagcagcagcagatccATCAGCTACAGCTCATTGAGCAGATTCGTCACCAGATTCTTCTGCTAGCGTCACAGTCACCTGAGCTCCAAGCACCACCTAGTTCTTCCCCTGTGACTTTAGGTTCAGGTACTAGCCCGCTAACCACTCTTAGTTCCCATTTGTCTCAACAGTTGGCAGCTGCTGCAGGGTTGGCACAGAGCATAGCTAGCCAGTCTGCAAGCATTAGCAGTTTGAAACAGATGGCTAATGTTGCGCAGCTACCTCAGAGCAATTCCAGTGTGGGAGAGTCATCTCAAAGCCTTGGCACACCAGGGCCAGCTACAGTTAATGCCCAACCTTCAGACAAGAGGCCAGGCAATACAGGAAGCTTGCATCCTCAGTTAGGAAACCCATCACTTGCAAAGTCATCCACACCAGCCTTTGCAATGGGAAGCCTTTTGAATCCTGTGGCTAATACCCTTCTACCTCAGCCCCCACCAGGCAACCCAATATTTTCCAGTGCACTGCCCAGTGTTGGTACTACAGTTGAGGATCTCAACTCACTGGCTGCACTGGCTCAGCAAAGAAAAGGCAAGCCTCCTAATGTATCATCGTTTGAACCGAAGAGCAGCTCTGAGGATACGTTTTTCAAACATAAGTGCAGGTTTTGTGGCAAGGTGTTTGGTAGTGACAGTGCATTGCAGATTCACTTACGTTCTCATACAGGTGAGAGGCCGTACAAGTGCAACATATGTGGCAACCGCTTTTCCACCCGTGGTAACTTGAAGGTTCATTTTCAGCGTCATAAAGAGAAGTATCCACACATTCAGATGAACCCATACCCTGTCCCAGAGCATCTAGACAATATTCCAACGAGTACTGGCATTCCCTATGGTATGTCTATGCCTCCTGAGAAGCCAGTGACTAGTTGGCTCGATAGTAAACCTGTTCTGTCTACTCTGACATCTTCTGTTGGCATGTTACTTCCACCAACTATACCAAGCCTGCCTCCATTCATCAAGAAGGAAGAGAATAACTCAGTGGCTATAAGCAGCCCTTCTCATTCTGCTAAAAGCGACTCAGGTCCTGCTGATACACCTATGAAGAACACAGATAGTGTGTTGGAAGAAGGTGAGTGCACAACCCTGCCTACCTCAAATGGAAAAGCTGAAGAAAACAATCAGTCCTCCAGTTTAACAACAAACATGAGCTCTGCAGTGGAGGGTACCATTGAGTACACCACCTCCAACAGCCCTCCAATGGCCACTAACCCACTCATGCCTCTGATGTCAGAACAGTTCAAAGCTAAGTTTCCATTCGGGGGTCTCCTTGATCCTCTCCAAGGCTCAGAAACTTCTAAGCTTCAGCAACTTGTTGAGAATATTGACAGGAAGGTGACAGACCCCAATGAGTGTGTTATCTGCCACCGTGTTCTTAGTTGCCAGAGTGCACTGAAAATGCACTACCGCACACACACTGGGGAGAGGCCTTTCAAATGTAAAGTGTGTGGTCGTGCCTTCACCACCAAGGGCAACCTCAAGACTCATTACAGTGTCCATCGAGCTATGCCGCCACTGAGGGTCCAGCATTCTTGTCCTATTTGCCAGAAGAAATTCACGAATGCTGTGGTACTGCAGCAGCATATTCGCATGCACATGGGTGGCCAGATCCCCAACACCCCTCTTCCTGACAACTATCCAGAATCCATGGGGTCCGATGCTGGCTCATTTGACGAGAGAAACTTTGATGATCTTGACAACTTCTCTGATGAAAACATGGAAGGAATTGAGGATGGACCAGACAGCAGCATTCCAGACACACCAAAGTCAGCTGATGCATCTCAAGACAGCGTCTGTTCATCCCCTACTCCACAGGAGTTATTAGGTATGGAGAGCCAGAAGTGTGCCAACCAGGGAGCAGGAGAGGAAGTGCAGTGTGACCAAGGGAAATCATTGGAGAACGGATTAATGGAAGGAGACAGACTCACAAATGACTCCTCTTCACTTGGAGGTGACATCGAAAGCCAAAGTGCCGGAAGTCCAGCTGTCTCTGAATCTACCTCTTCCATGCAAGCTCCATCACCCTCTAATGGTACGATCCAACAGCAAAAGTCTCCTAGTCTGGAGGATCGGCAGCAGAGGGCATTATCATTGGAGCACATTAGTGCAGGTCTCATGCAGTCTCATTCTGCCAGTCCTGGAGCTCTGGATCTTACTTCAATTAACTCATCAAAAGATCCTCTTAGCATGCTTTTCCCCTTCCGTGAGCGAGGCACCCTGAAGAATACAGCATGTGACATCTGTGGCAAGACATTTGCCTGCCAGAGTGCCTTGGACATCCATTACCGTAGCCATACCAAAGAGAGACCGTTCATTTGCACAGTATGCAACCGGGGCTTTTCCACCAAGGGGAACTTGAAGCAACATATGCTGACCCATCAAATGCGAGATTTGCCCTCCCAGCTCTTCGAACCCAACACCAGTCTTGCCTCTAGCCCAACTCCATCCCTTCTGTCTGTTGGACCTTTGACCTCCATGATGAAGACTGAGGTCAACGGCTTTCTGCATGGTCTTCAACCTGAAGTAAAAGACTTGCCCTCTGCACTAGTGACCTCATCTGCTTCCACCTCTCCAGTACTTTCGACTGCCCCACCACGGAGGACGCCTAAACAGCACTACTGTACCACTTGTGGGAAGACATTTTCCTCCTCCAGTGCCCTGCAAATCCATGAGAGAACCCATACGGGAGAGAAGCCCTTTGCTTGTACCATTTGTGGACGAGCATTTACCACCAAAGGAAATCTCAAG GTGCATATGGGTACCCACATGTGGAACAGTGCTCCTGCACGGCGAGGTCGCAGGCTTTCAGTAGATGGTCCCATGGCTTTCCTGGGCACCAACCCTGTAAAGTTTCCCGAGCTCTTCCAAAAGGACCTAACCAGTAGAGCTGGAAACGGAGACCCAACCAGCTTCTGGAATCAGTATGCTGCTGCTTTCTCTAACGGCCTGGCCATGAAAACCAACGAGATCTCTGTGATCCAGAATGGAGGTCTGCCCCCTCCACTGTCAGGGAGTGTGGGCAATGGGGGCAGTTCTCCGATCGGAGGCTTGACGGGCAGCATGGAAAAGCTGCATAACTCTGAGCCCAATCCTGCTCTGGCTGGCCTAGAGAAAATGGCCAACACAGAGAATGGGACTCACTTCCGCTTCACACGCTTCATGGAGGACAAGGAGATTGTGACCAACTAG
- the sall1a gene encoding sal-like protein 1a isoform X2: MNDTTNNTDQAELTDLLEQNILDKEEAMDTEMSGVSAPHNDGSGCMAGGSPLSGIGSSHGALGSSGSSMGNSVISASLPQLGNLTELGNFSMINSNVIIENLQSTKVAVAQFSQETRAAGGQRVAVPALMEQLLALQQQQIHQLQLIEQIRHQILLLASQSPELQAPPSSSPVTLGSGTSPLTTLSSHLSQQLAAAAGLAQSIASQSASISSLKQMANVAQLPQSNSSVGESSQSLGTPGPATVNAQPSDKRPGNTGSLHPQLGNPSLAKSSTPAFAMGSLLNPVANTLLPQPPPGNPIFSSALPSVGTTVEDLNSLAALAQQRKGKPPNVSSFEPKSSSEDTFFKHKCRFCGKVFGSDSALQIHLRSHTGERPYKCNICGNRFSTRGNLKVHFQRHKEKYPHIQMNPYPVPEHLDNIPTSTGIPYGMSMPPEKPVTSWLDSKPVLSTLTSSVGMLLPPTIPSLPPFIKKEENNSVAISSPSHSAKSDSGPADTPMKNTDSVLEEGECTTLPTSNGKAEENNQSSSLTTNMSSAVEGTIEYTTSNSPPMATNPLMPLMSEQFKAKFPFGGLLDPLQGSETSKLQQLVENIDRKVTDPNECVICHRVLSCQSALKMHYRTHTGERPFKCKVCGRAFTTKGNLKTHYSVHRAMPPLRVQHSCPICQKKFTNAVVLQQHIRMHMGGQIPNTPLPDNYPESMGSDAGSFDERNFDDLDNFSDENMEGIEDGPDSSIPDTPKSADASQDSVCSSPTPQELLGMESQKCANQGAGEEVQCDQGKSLENGLMEGDRLTNDSSSLGGDIESQSAGSPAVSESTSSMQAPSPSNGTIQQQKSPSLEDRQQRALSLEHISAGLMQSHSASPGALDLTSINSSKDPLSMLFPFRERGTLKNTACDICGKTFACQSALDIHYRSHTKERPFICTVCNRGFSTKGNLKQHMLTHQMRDLPSQLFEPNTSLASSPTPSLLSVGPLTSMMKTEVNGFLHGLQPEVKDLPSALVTSSASTSPVLSTAPPRRTPKQHYCTTCGKTFSSSSALQIHERTHTGEKPFACTICGRAFTTKGNLKVHMGTHMWNSAPARRGRRLSVDGPMAFLGTNPVKFPELFQKDLTSRAGNGDPTSFWNQYAAAFSNGLAMKTNEISVIQNGGLPPPLSGSVGNGGSSPIGGLTGSMEKLHNSEPNPALAGLEKMANTENGTHFRFTRFMEDKEIVTN; the protein is encoded by the exons ATGAATGATACAACTAATAACACAGATCAAGCAGAGTTGACCGACCTTTTGGAGCAGAACATACTTGACAAAGAGGAGGCCATGGACACAGAGATGTCAGGAGTCTCTGCACCCCATAATGATGGAAGTGGATGTATGGCAGGCGGCAGCCCACTCAGTGGTATTGGAAGCAGCCATGGAGCTCTGGGCAGCTCTGGGTCCAGTATGGGAAACTCTGTCATCTCTGCCTCACTACCTCAGCTGGGTAACTTGACTGAGTTGGGCAATTTTTCCATGATCAACAGCAACGTCATTATTGAAAACCTACAGAGCACCAAAGTGGCTGTGGCCCAGTTCTCTCAAGAGACCAGAGCAGCGGGAGGGCAAAGAGTGGCTGTCCCAGCCCTCATGGAGCAGCTCTTGGccctacagcagcagcagatccATCAGCTACAGCTCATTGAGCAGATTCGTCACCAGATTCTTCTGCTAGCGTCACAGTCACCTGAGCTCCAAGCACCACCTAGTTCTTCCCCTGTGACTTTAGGTTCAGGTACTAGCCCGCTAACCACTCTTAGTTCCCATTTGTCTCAACAGTTGGCAGCTGCTGCAGGGTTGGCACAGAGCATAGCTAGCCAGTCTGCAAGCATTAGCAGTTTGAAACAGATGGCTAATGTTGCGCAGCTACCTCAGAGCAATTCCAGTGTGGGAGAGTCATCTCAAAGCCTTGGCACACCAGGGCCAGCTACAGTTAATGCCCAACCTTCAGACAAGAGGCCAGGCAATACAGGAAGCTTGCATCCTCAGTTAGGAAACCCATCACTTGCAAAGTCATCCACACCAGCCTTTGCAATGGGAAGCCTTTTGAATCCTGTGGCTAATACCCTTCTACCTCAGCCCCCACCAGGCAACCCAATATTTTCCAGTGCACTGCCCAGTGTTGGTACTACAGTTGAGGATCTCAACTCACTGGCTGCACTGGCTCAGCAAAGAAAAGGCAAGCCTCCTAATGTATCATCGTTTGAACCGAAGAGCAGCTCTGAGGATACGTTTTTCAAACATAAGTGCAGGTTTTGTGGCAAGGTGTTTGGTAGTGACAGTGCATTGCAGATTCACTTACGTTCTCATACAGGTGAGAGGCCGTACAAGTGCAACATATGTGGCAACCGCTTTTCCACCCGTGGTAACTTGAAGGTTCATTTTCAGCGTCATAAAGAGAAGTATCCACACATTCAGATGAACCCATACCCTGTCCCAGAGCATCTAGACAATATTCCAACGAGTACTGGCATTCCCTATGGTATGTCTATGCCTCCTGAGAAGCCAGTGACTAGTTGGCTCGATAGTAAACCTGTTCTGTCTACTCTGACATCTTCTGTTGGCATGTTACTTCCACCAACTATACCAAGCCTGCCTCCATTCATCAAGAAGGAAGAGAATAACTCAGTGGCTATAAGCAGCCCTTCTCATTCTGCTAAAAGCGACTCAGGTCCTGCTGATACACCTATGAAGAACACAGATAGTGTGTTGGAAGAAGGTGAGTGCACAACCCTGCCTACCTCAAATGGAAAAGCTGAAGAAAACAATCAGTCCTCCAGTTTAACAACAAACATGAGCTCTGCAGTGGAGGGTACCATTGAGTACACCACCTCCAACAGCCCTCCAATGGCCACTAACCCACTCATGCCTCTGATGTCAGAACAGTTCAAAGCTAAGTTTCCATTCGGGGGTCTCCTTGATCCTCTCCAAGGCTCAGAAACTTCTAAGCTTCAGCAACTTGTTGAGAATATTGACAGGAAGGTGACAGACCCCAATGAGTGTGTTATCTGCCACCGTGTTCTTAGTTGCCAGAGTGCACTGAAAATGCACTACCGCACACACACTGGGGAGAGGCCTTTCAAATGTAAAGTGTGTGGTCGTGCCTTCACCACCAAGGGCAACCTCAAGACTCATTACAGTGTCCATCGAGCTATGCCGCCACTGAGGGTCCAGCATTCTTGTCCTATTTGCCAGAAGAAATTCACGAATGCTGTGGTACTGCAGCAGCATATTCGCATGCACATGGGTGGCCAGATCCCCAACACCCCTCTTCCTGACAACTATCCAGAATCCATGGGGTCCGATGCTGGCTCATTTGACGAGAGAAACTTTGATGATCTTGACAACTTCTCTGATGAAAACATGGAAGGAATTGAGGATGGACCAGACAGCAGCATTCCAGACACACCAAAGTCAGCTGATGCATCTCAAGACAGCGTCTGTTCATCCCCTACTCCACAGGAGTTATTAGGTATGGAGAGCCAGAAGTGTGCCAACCAGGGAGCAGGAGAGGAAGTGCAGTGTGACCAAGGGAAATCATTGGAGAACGGATTAATGGAAGGAGACAGACTCACAAATGACTCCTCTTCACTTGGAGGTGACATCGAAAGCCAAAGTGCCGGAAGTCCAGCTGTCTCTGAATCTACCTCTTCCATGCAAGCTCCATCACCCTCTAATGGTACGATCCAACAGCAAAAGTCTCCTAGTCTGGAGGATCGGCAGCAGAGGGCATTATCATTGGAGCACATTAGTGCAGGTCTCATGCAGTCTCATTCTGCCAGTCCTGGAGCTCTGGATCTTACTTCAATTAACTCATCAAAAGATCCTCTTAGCATGCTTTTCCCCTTCCGTGAGCGAGGCACCCTGAAGAATACAGCATGTGACATCTGTGGCAAGACATTTGCCTGCCAGAGTGCCTTGGACATCCATTACCGTAGCCATACCAAAGAGAGACCGTTCATTTGCACAGTATGCAACCGGGGCTTTTCCACCAAGGGGAACTTGAAGCAACATATGCTGACCCATCAAATGCGAGATTTGCCCTCCCAGCTCTTCGAACCCAACACCAGTCTTGCCTCTAGCCCAACTCCATCCCTTCTGTCTGTTGGACCTTTGACCTCCATGATGAAGACTGAGGTCAACGGCTTTCTGCATGGTCTTCAACCTGAAGTAAAAGACTTGCCCTCTGCACTAGTGACCTCATCTGCTTCCACCTCTCCAGTACTTTCGACTGCCCCACCACGGAGGACGCCTAAACAGCACTACTGTACCACTTGTGGGAAGACATTTTCCTCCTCCAGTGCCCTGCAAATCCATGAGAGAACCCATACGGGAGAGAAGCCCTTTGCTTGTACCATTTGTGGACGAGCATTTACCACCAAAGGAAATCTCAAG GTGCATATGGGTACCCACATGTGGAACAGTGCTCCTGCACGGCGAGGTCGCAGGCTTTCAGTAGATGGTCCCATGGCTTTCCTGGGCACCAACCCTGTAAAGTTTCCCGAGCTCTTCCAAAAGGACCTAACCAGTAGAGCTGGAAACGGAGACCCAACCAGCTTCTGGAATCAGTATGCTGCTGCTTTCTCTAACGGCCTGGCCATGAAAACCAACGAGATCTCTGTGATCCAGAATGGAGGTCTGCCCCCTCCACTGTCAGGGAGTGTGGGCAATGGGGGCAGTTCTCCGATCGGAGGCTTGACGGGCAGCATGGAAAAGCTGCATAACTCTGAGCCCAATCCTGCTCTGGCTGGCCTAGAGAAAATGGCCAACACAGAGAATGGGACTCACTTCCGCTTCACACGCTTCATGGAGGACAAGGAGATTGTGACCAACTAG